The following are encoded together in the Bos javanicus breed banteng chromosome 4, ARS-OSU_banteng_1.0, whole genome shotgun sequence genome:
- the YAE1 gene encoding protein YAE1 homolog: protein MSWVQAASLVQGPEEERDVFDEEADESLLVQREWRSHMQRRVKEGYRDGIDAGKAVTLQQGFNQGYKEGAEVIINYGQLRGTLSALLSWCHLHDNSSALISKINNLLDAVGQCEEYVLRHLKSITSQPHVVDLLDSLQDMDLCHVAPAEEKIDEVKDERFCENNAEFNKNCSKNLSQVDCSSLECCRAQEHACPENPSLTWILEQTASLVKQLGVSVDILQHLKQL from the exons ATGTCGTGGGTTCAAGCTGCTTCTTTGGTCCAAGGTCCTGAAGAGGAGAGGGACGTGTTTGACGAGGAAGCTGATGAATCGCTCCTGGTGCAGCGGGAATGGCGGAGCCACATGCAGAGACGAGTCAAA GAAGGCTACAGAGATGGAATAGATGCTGGCAAAGCAGTTACTCTTCAACAAGGCTTCAATCAAGGTTATAAGGAAGGTGCAGAAGTCATCATAAACTATGGACAACTTAGAGGAACACTgag TGCTTTGCTCTCCTGGTGTCACCTTCATGATAATAGTTCGGCTTTgatcagtaaaataaataatcttcTGGATGCAGTTGGCCAGTGTGAAGAGTATGTGCTCAGACATCTGAAATCAATCACTTCACAGCCACATGTTGTAGATTTATTGGACTCCCTTCaggatatggacctttgtcatgtAGCTCCAGCTGAGGAAAAGATTGATGAAGTTAAAGATGAAAGATTCTGTGAAAATAATGCTGAGTTTAACAAAAACTGTAGTAAGAATCTTAGTCAGGTAGATTGTTCATCTTTAGAATGTTGTAGAGCCCAGGAGCATGCATGCCCTGAAAACCCAAGCCTCACTTGGATTTTAGAACAGACAGCCAGTTTGGTAAAACAGCTGGGAGTATCAGTAGACATATTACAACACCTCAAACAACTGTAA